The following are encoded in a window of Vitis riparia cultivar Riparia Gloire de Montpellier isolate 1030 unplaced genomic scaffold, EGFV_Vit.rip_1.0 scaffold567_pilon_pilon, whole genome shotgun sequence genomic DNA:
- the LOC117910051 gene encoding glucan endo-1,3-beta-D-glucosidase-like codes for MVNGEKTWCVAKPSSDQATLLANINYACSQVDCQVLQRGCPCFSPDNLINHASIAMNLYYQSRGRNHWNCYFQNSAVIVMTDPSKSHFYQFQQAHSTVI; via the exons ATGGTGAATGGAGAG AAAACTTGGTGTGTGGCCAAGCCATCATCCGATCAGGCTACTCTTTTAGCCAACATCAATTATGCATGTTCACAAGTAGATTGCCAGGTTCTGCAGAGGGGATGCCCTTGCTTCTCCCCAGATAATCTCATAAACCATGCCTCAATAGCCATGAATCTTTACTACCAGTCAAGGGGAAGGAACCACTGGAACTGCTATTTTCAGAACTCTGCCGTCATTGTCATGACCGATCCAAGTAAGTCACATTTCTACCAATTCCAACAAGCCCATTCAACTGTGATATAG